Proteins encoded within one genomic window of Citricoccus muralis:
- a CDS encoding IclR family transcriptional regulator — MMILHALERGPASLAQLVESTGIARPTLHRLAAALIHHRLISRDYQSHYVLGGRLTELASAVGEDRMTAAAVPVLAWLRDSTGESAQLFRRHADTRVCVASAERPVGLRDSIPVGTRFSMKAGSAAQVLLAWEDQERLLEGLDQAIFTPATLAGVRRRGWAQSMGERETGVGSVSAPVRGTNNKVIAAVSISGPIERLTRSPGRHHSATVLRAAHRLTEMVRSIENG, encoded by the coding sequence ATGATGATCCTGCACGCTCTGGAGCGCGGCCCGGCATCGCTGGCGCAGTTGGTCGAGTCGACGGGGATTGCACGACCCACGCTGCATCGCCTTGCAGCTGCCCTCATTCACCATCGTCTCATCAGCCGGGACTACCAATCGCACTACGTTCTCGGTGGCCGCCTCACCGAGTTGGCTTCAGCAGTCGGCGAGGACAGGATGACGGCCGCGGCCGTGCCGGTTCTTGCCTGGCTGAGAGACAGCACTGGAGAATCTGCTCAGTTGTTCCGTCGCCATGCCGACACGAGAGTCTGCGTCGCGAGCGCTGAACGACCAGTGGGGCTGCGAGATTCGATTCCGGTCGGGACTCGCTTCTCCATGAAAGCCGGCTCCGCCGCTCAGGTGCTCCTGGCCTGGGAGGACCAAGAACGTCTGCTCGAGGGCCTAGATCAGGCGATCTTCACCCCGGCCACTTTGGCGGGCGTGCGCCGACGGGGCTGGGCACAGTCCATGGGTGAGCGCGAGACGGGTGTCGGTTCTGTTTCCGCACCGGTGCGAGGAACCAACAACAAAGTCATTGCAGCAGTGTCGATCTCCGGACCGATCGAGCGCCTGACACGCTCCCCTGGCCGGCATCATTCAGCAACAGTGCTACGCGCGGCTCATCGCCTGACGGAAATGGTGCGCTCCATCGAGAATGGCT